One Sphingomonas kaistensis genomic window, GAGGAAGTCGCGGCGGAAAAGACTGCCAGCTACGGCATCGTCACGCCGGGCGCGACCGAGGGCAATCTGACCGAAGTGCGCGGGCTGGTCGAAAAGCCCAAGCCCGAGGTCGCGCCGTCGCGGCTGGGCGTCATCGGCCGGTATATCCTCCAGCCCGAAGTGATGGACCTGCTCGACAGCCAGGAACCGGGTGCGGGCGGCGAGATCCAGCTGACCGACGCGATGGCCAAGCTGATCGGCGACCAGCCGTTCCACGCGGTCAAGGTCGATGCGGTGCGCCACGATTGCGGCGACCGGGCAGGCTATGTGCTGGCGACGCTGAAGCTCGCGTTGCAGCGCGAGGACCTCGCCCCGTTGGTGCGCGAGGCGCTGGCCGGGGCTTAGGCCGGCAGGCGCCGGCGTTCGGCTTCGAGCTGGACCATCCGGTCCTTGAGTTCGCCGAGCTCGATCGCCTTCATTGCGGCGCGGGCGTCCATCGCTTCCATGTCGGCGCGCAAGGCGGCGACGCGGGCGGCGGCGGCGCGGCGGCGTTCGATACGCGCGACCAGCACTTCAAAGTGGAAGGGCTTCAGGATCACGTCCTCGGCTCCGGCCTCGAAAGCGCGAACCGCGGGGTCGGCCTCGGCGCGGCTGGCGATCAGGATCACCGGCGTTTCGGCAAAAGCGGCCTGGTCGCGGATCGAACGAGTGAGTTCGGGGCCGCTCATCGGGTCCATCACCAGTTCGGCGATGACCACGTCGATCGCCGACCGGCGAAGCTCGCCGAGCGCCGTTGCGCCATCACTTGCGGTGACGATGGAATAACCTTCCGCGCCCAGCCGGCGAGCAAGCACTGCCTGGTGGGACCGGTTGGGGGACACCACCAGCAGGCGGGGACGACGCGTGAAGGAAGACGGCGGGGACATGGCCGTAAAAGTGAAGGCTATTGGTTAACGAAGTCCTAAACCTTTGGCTGCAGTAGATGGTGACCCAGATTGCCGGTGACGTCCGGGCTTGGGTGCGGTAGGTCTGGTGGCCAAGCCGGGTCGGAGACTGCGATGTCCTTGCTGATGGTCGCGCTGTTGCAGGCGGTTTCCGCGACACCGCCCGAAAAGATCGACCTGACGATTCGCCGCCCCTGCGAGGCCGCCACGGAGACTCCGCAGGATATCGTGGTGTGTGGCCGAAACGGATCCGGCCGCTACCGGTTGAACGATCCGCTGCCGCCCCGGCAGTCCGATGTGCCCACGGCCGCGGTGCAGCTTGCCGATGGGGTTACGATCGCAGCCGAAGCCGAAGGAGCCCAAGCCGGTGGGCAGCAATCCAACCGGCTCATGGCGCGCATCAAGATCAAGTTCTAGGCGTCGAGTTCGACGTCCCAGTAGAGATAATCGCGCCAGCTTTCGTGAAGATAGCCCGGCGGAAAGGCGCGGCCGTGGTCCTGCAATTGCCAGCTGGTCGGCCGCTCGGGCCAGCGGACGATGTGCATCCCCGCCTGGCGCGGGGTGCGGCCGCCTTTCTTGAGGTTGCACGGCGCGCAGGCGGTGGCGACATTCTCCCATGTCGTCCGGCCGCCCTGGGCGCGGGGGATGACGTGGTCGAAGGTCAGTTCCTTGCCCGACCCGCAATAAACGCAGCGGAAGCGGTCGCGCAGAAACAGGTTGAAGCGGGTGAAGGCCGGATGCTCGCTCGGCCGCACGAATTGGCGGAGCGCGATCACGCTCGGCAGCTTCAGCGTGTGATTGGGGCTGTGCACCTCGCGCTCGTAATGAGCGATGACGTCGACCCGTTCGAGGAACATCGCTTTCACCGCGGTCTGCCACGGCCACAGGCTGAGCGGATAATAAGACAGCGGGGTGTAGTCGGCGTTGAGCACCAGCGCCGGGCAGCTTTCCGGGTGGCGGATAAGATCGGGATGATACACGAGCGACAGGTCTCCGTGGTGGTCCTGCCGAACGCGTCTCCCGGGCCTTGTCGCACGCAAGGAGGAGACCGTTTTCGGCCGCTTCCCTTGTGCCCCACCGGTTGCCAGTCCGGTGTGACGCCCATGTGAATCGCAAGTTGCAGTTTCGCGGTCAAGGGCTCAACGCATCCGCGTGATCACGAGGTTCGCGCCTTCGCCGACCGGGCGGCTGCATCTGGGGCATGCGTATAGCGCGGCGCTCGGGCGCAAGCATGGGGCACGCTGGCTGCTGCGGATCGAGGATCTCGACCCCGGTCGGGCCCGGCCCGAGTTCGTCGTCGGCATCAGGGAGGATCTGGCGTGGCTGGAGCTCGAACCCGACGGCGCGCCGATCGTGCAGTCCGAACGCACGCACCTCTACGCCGCTGCGCTCGACCGGCTGAAGGCGCAGGGCCTCGTCTACCCCTGCTTCTGCACCCGAGCCGATATCGCCGCTTCCCTGACCGCGCCGCATGGCGATGCCGGAAGCGCTTATGCCGGGACCTGCCGCGGCCTTCCCGACGATCCCGACCGGCGCGCCGCGACCCCGCATAGCTGGCGGCTCGATGCGGCCAAGGCGATTGCGGCTGCGGGCGGGGTGCCGGGCTGGATTGAACAGGACGGCAGCCGCCACGAGGGCTCGGCGGCGATGATTGGCGACGCGATCCTGGCCCGCAAGGACGCGCCCTCTTCCTATCATCTCGCCTGCGTGGTCGACGATGCCGACAACGGCGTCAGCCTGGTCGTGCGCGGCGCGGATCTCAAGCCCTCGACCCCGGTGCAGCGCTTGCTTCAGGTCCTCCTCGGCCTGCCCGAGCCGACCTATCTCCACCACCCGCTCGTCCTCCACGACGACGGCCGCCGCCTCGCCAAGCGCGACCAGGCGCCGACATTGGCCGCGATGCGCGAGGCGGGGGTCGACGGGCGCGCCCTTGCCGATGCGCTGGGGGTGGGCATTCTGCCTACTGGTTATCGTCTCGCCCTCCCCTAAGTAGGACCGATCATGAACACGCTTCTCATCATCGCGCTGGTGCTCGCCATGGCGGCAACCGCTTATGTTCTCGTCCGCGGCGTCATTGCCATGGCGTCGGGCAAGGTCGGCAATCAGCAGGAACAGCAGCAATGGATGCGCAAGCGCGTGCTTTATCAGGGCATCGCGGTGTTCATCGCCGCGGCGATCATGCTGCTCGCCAGCGCGGGCAGCTGACGCCTTGGTCAAGCTCAACAAGATCTACACCCGCACCGGCGACGCCGGGCAGTCGGGGCTGGTCGACGGCAGCCGGGTCAGCAAGGCCTGCGCGCGGATGCACGCGATCGGCGAGGTGGACGAGGCGAACAGCGCGATCGGCCTCGCCATCGCGGAACTCGACGGCGAGGCGAAGGCAGCGCTCAGCCGGATCCAGAACGAACTGTTCGATCTTGGCGCCGATCTCGCCACGCCGGGCGAGATGGAAGGCGCGCTACGCATCGTCGCACCCCAGGTCGAGCGGCTGGAAGCCGAGATCGACGCGATGAACGAGGATCTGTCGCCGCTGACCAGCTTCATCCTCCCCGCCGGCAGCCGCGCGGTGTCCGCACTGCACCTCGCCCGCGCCACCGCGCGCCGGGCGGAGCGATGGACCGTGGCGCTGGCCGAGGAAGCGCAGGTGAACCCGCACGCGCTGGCTTACCTGAACCGCTTGTCCGACCACCTGTTCGTGACCGCGCGGCACGTCGCGGCGATGTCCGGGGGTGATGTGCTGTGGCAACCGGGCGCGACCCGGACCTGACTTTTGGTCGGTGGCGGGGACCCAAGCGCGGCCCACTCGTTATGGGGTGATACCCCAGATCCGCGGAGACCCTGTGACCCTTAAAGCCATCGCCATCAACGCCACGCTCAAGGCCTCGGGCGACGAGCCTTCGTCCACCGACAAGATGATCGACCTAGTCAAGGACGCGCTGACCGGGCGCGGAGCCGAGTGGAAGGGTACGATCCGCCTCGCCGATCACGACATCAAGCCGGGGGTGACCTCGGACGAAGGCGACGGCGATGCCTGGCCCGAACTTCGCAAGCAGATCCTCGAAGCCGATATCCTGGTGTTCGGCACCCCGGTCTGGATGGGCCAGCTGCCGAGCGTCGCCAAGCGCGTGCTGGAGCGGATGGACGCCTTTCTGTCCGAAACAGACGACAACGGCCGGATGCCGAGCACGGGCAAGGTCGTCGCGGTCGCCATCGTCGGTAACGAGGACGGCGCGCACAACGTCTCGGCCGATCTGTTCCAGGGATTGAGCGACACCGGCTGGACCGTCCCGCCGGGCGGCCCGGCTTATTGGGTCGGCGAAGCCATGGGGTCGGTCGACTTTAAGGACCTGCCCAAAGTCCCCAACAAAGTCACCGAAACGGTCGAAATGCTGGCGTCGAACAGCCATCATCTCGCGACGCTGCTGGCCGACAAGCCCTTTCCTGGGGTAAAGCAGGAAGGGTGAACAGGCAGGCGACCCTTGCGCCGGTATCGCTCGGCGAGCGGCTACGGGCCACCCGTGACCTCACGATGGCGCTGGCCGAGCCGCTGAGCGACGCCGATGCGACGGTGCAGCCGATGCCCGATGCGTCGCCGGCCAAGTGGCATCTGGCGCACACCAGCTGGTTCTTCGAAACCT contains:
- a CDS encoding cob(I)yrinic acid a,c-diamide adenosyltransferase, with amino-acid sequence MVKLNKIYTRTGDAGQSGLVDGSRVSKACARMHAIGEVDEANSAIGLAIAELDGEAKAALSRIQNELFDLGADLATPGEMEGALRIVAPQVERLEAEIDAMNEDLSPLTSFILPAGSRAVSALHLARATARRAERWTVALAEEAQVNPHALAYLNRLSDHLFVTARHVAAMSGGDVLWQPGATRT
- the gluQRS gene encoding tRNA glutamyl-Q(34) synthetase GluQRS, producing the protein MRVITRFAPSPTGRLHLGHAYSAALGRKHGARWLLRIEDLDPGRARPEFVVGIREDLAWLELEPDGAPIVQSERTHLYAAALDRLKAQGLVYPCFCTRADIAASLTAPHGDAGSAYAGTCRGLPDDPDRRAATPHSWRLDAAKAIAAAGGVPGWIEQDGSRHEGSAAMIGDAILARKDAPSSYHLACVVDDADNGVSLVVRGADLKPSTPVQRLLQVLLGLPEPTYLHHPLVLHDDGRRLAKRDQAPTLAAMREAGVDGRALADALGVGILPTGYRLALP
- a CDS encoding flavodoxin family protein; the protein is MTLKAIAINATLKASGDEPSSTDKMIDLVKDALTGRGAEWKGTIRLADHDIKPGVTSDEGDGDAWPELRKQILEADILVFGTPVWMGQLPSVAKRVLERMDAFLSETDDNGRMPSTGKVVAVAIVGNEDGAHNVSADLFQGLSDTGWTVPPGGPAYWVGEAMGSVDFKDLPKVPNKVTETVEMLASNSHHLATLLADKPFPGVKQEG
- a CDS encoding HNH endonuclease; translation: MYHPDLIRHPESCPALVLNADYTPLSYYPLSLWPWQTAVKAMFLERVDVIAHYEREVHSPNHTLKLPSVIALRQFVRPSEHPAFTRFNLFLRDRFRCVYCGSGKELTFDHVIPRAQGGRTTWENVATACAPCNLKKGGRTPRQAGMHIVRWPERPTSWQLQDHGRAFPPGYLHESWRDYLYWDVELDA
- a CDS encoding HIG1 domain-containing protein; the protein is MNTLLIIALVLAMAATAYVLVRGVIAMASGKVGNQQEQQQWMRKRVLYQGIAVFIAAAIMLLASAGS
- a CDS encoding response regulator — encoded protein: MSPPSSFTRRPRLLVVSPNRSHQAVLARRLGAEGYSIVTASDGATALGELRRSAIDVVIAELVMDPMSGPELTRSIRDQAAFAETPVILIASRAEADPAVRAFEAGAEDVILKPFHFEVLVARIERRRAAAARVAALRADMEAMDARAAMKAIELGELKDRMVQLEAERRRLPA